In Populus alba chromosome 4, ASM523922v2, whole genome shotgun sequence, the genomic window aaaaatttaactactTTGTTTTCTAGTTGATATGAGATTGTCATTTTATCCTGGTTAAATAGTTGTTACAATGTCAATTCATATTcgattataaatgaattatatttcacaaaaCATCGAAGGATGTAACTTCAACAGTAGGTTTATTTTTACTtacactttaattttatatactttcaaatttattttttaatattttgagtaatgtatttgaattaaaactttattgttaatttcaaaaatttatgcacatgaattaataattgttcttaaaaaatcaatatatttatttaatagtctAGGGTAGGAAAAATTCCTAGCTCCGCCCTCGGATAtaacattcaaaaaataaaagacaactttttcattaaacaaacattaatatttatttatattaatagaaACTAgggagagttttttttttttttttttggttagtttctttcatttttgctCTTTCATGTGCATGGAAGTTATTAGCTTCTCTAGCCTTCCCTAGATAGACAGTTGAAGCTTGCCCAGTGATGAAGCCGTGAAGTTTGATTGGTGacctttttcattaaatatttatttttgtataattcTATTCTTGTTATAAttactataattaattattagaaaaGATTCAAAGCACCTCATACCACTCCataacatatattattattattattattattattattataaaacacatTGGATTTTAGTGATTAAAGCGCacacattattattattcatcGACACAGACAAGATACATAGAGGGATGGCCGCCACCATGATTACATAAATACCCACAATATCAGAAGGCGTCGCCCTTTCATGCTACAACCTCCATGGAAGGGAAGCATGTCAGGAGCCAGCCTTGTCATGTGAGTGAATATATATGGTAGCCTAGCAAGCCAAACCAAAAGGTACAGACGTATTATTACATCTTAGTACATAAGTGGGCGGGAACATGCATGCATATAATTAAGCTCCTTTGAACTCTTTATTCGTCAATACAGACACTAGTAAGGGCATGTTCTGTGATGTTGGATATGTTTAGTAATCATTAGAACGAAGGTAAATATCAACAGTAGCGTTGACTGTTGGCAAAAGCTGGAGGTAAAAGTCAGGGTTTTCGCTGGCAGGATCTTTCTTCTGATAATTGATAGTCCATTTCGCGGTGCTGGAAGAGGTAACCTGTAGAGTAACGGAGAAGGACTCGTACTGTTGCAGCAACGCTCCTTCCAGCACCTTGTAGGTGATTTTCCTGGAGCGGTCGTCAACGGATTCAACAACATACTTGATTTTCTCCGCAGTGTCTgatcataattgaaaaaacaatgccCAATCTTATAAGTTTCTGAGTAATTTTTCAACCAGAATCTAATCTATTATAGCTAGAATTCAAATCATTTAATGTATGGATCAGCACTGTAATAATGTTATTGCATGCTTAAATTGATAACGCACGTACCACGGCAAGACTCGGAAGACAGGATTTCTATCACTTTGCGGGAGCCAACAGTATTAACCCAGCTTTTGTTACCGTCAGCGAGTCCTATTGTCTGCACAACAGAACCGCAGACATTCGGCAAGAAGTTTGCTTGTTTCTTGAAGAATTTATAGAAAGCATCAGTAGAGCATTGAATTGGTGTTTCCACGACTTTTTTGCAAAGGCGAGccatatctttgatcttttgtAGAGACTGGCAAGTAGCTAAGAGACCTCCTTGGCTAGATAAATGACAAGTAGTGAAGAAATGCAGTGAAGAAATGTAGAGTCCTCCTTGgcattatatagaaaaaatgcCCAGCGTTAACCCTCTTGTTATTCATCTTTTGTCAAGCCAATAGGTCATTTTCACATGTCACCTTTCACACAGTTGTCGAAATTTAGAATGCATTCGATCCCTCCAGTAGCTCATGTTCACACGATATATACCTTTTAAAGCAGTAATATGGTTCTGATAATTGAATGTTATTTGTAgttttattaaacaattttCCAACGATCTTATGGCtaaatttttacttatttattgattattttgtttaatatattttgttgttatttaatttataacttttttaatacagtacttttttaaaaataataattaatatgcaCATTCCAAGTCAGATTTTAATCAAAATAGATATTTAGCTGTTGTttctttacaataaaaataattatgtcttCTACTTAAGAGATTGTTGCTCCTACAATTGCTACAATGAcaagttttattatatatagtaAGGAGGATACCATCATTATCTTATGTGATTTATGATGAGAATCCTTAAAACTTAATAGTTTAAACTTTAAGATGCCgtaataaaagatataattttatttgactatcttaaactttaaaaaattcttaactaAAGATGCGCCAAAACTATTATATGATGAATCTAATACCACTATTGAGGTAGCTATGGATGAATTAAAGCAATGCGATTTTGTATGCATAAACTACATCTTTAATGGAATAGAGAATACATTTTATGACGGGTAGAGTTGCATTAATAATGTAAAGGTACTATAAGAATATTTTGGTTAGAAGTACAAAGGTGAAGAtgccattataaaaaaattcatagtcaattaaactcttgacttgAATATTCTTGATTTAATGTCTATAATTAGTCAAGTTTAAGAGTGTCAACTCATCTTACATGATGTTCTTGCCTAAAGGATGACTTTGAGTGAATCTTTTTAAgtgattgttattattaaaacattACCACTAACTTAGAAATATTTCAAGAACTactttaaatataagaaaaaaaaagatgatagtTGAAGACCTTATTTTAAGGTTGAGGATAGAAGATGGGAACAAGTTTTTCAAGAAGATAACCAACTCTTATTTAATGACCTTTGGGGGAATTTGATTAAACAACTAACAAAGTCTCAtaataaaaacctaaataaaaatcttgttgTGAAGGGAAAATATATTGCTAAGAGATTTAAAGGCAAATGCTTTATCTACAATAAGACTAGATATCAAACAATAGATTGTAAAAATAAGTCTCCGTAAGGTAACTTTAAGAAAGAAAGAGCAACTCAAGCCAATGCCATTGAGATTGTAGAAAcacatttattatattttgactATGTGGATAGcctaacatattattatttagacCAGATTTCAGgccaaaaactaagaaaaggCTTGATCATGCCAAATGACTTATATGACAAAAAGACTTATAACTTTGGATTTGACTATTGGAATagactcaaatttttttcaggaaatTTTATAGGCTCAGTTCTATAAAAAATAGGTTGATTATAACCATCCAAGAATGAGAAGGCCTTTAAATTAGATCcataaattgttaattttatcaattttgttattttcctagtttttttttttaatttttagcttGATCTTAgattaattgatattttcccTCTTGAATTGGAACTCTAATTATTCATGTCTTGTAAACCTTTGGTTTAAGGCCTATTTAAGATCATTGTAACCCTGTTTTGAGTGTAGActattaaaagataattatttaataataaaactatgaatttgGGTTTCCATATTATCCGTTCTTCTAAACATCttgtctttcttgttttttgatttctattttttaggtttggttGCATCATTTATGCAAAACCATACATGAAAATTAGTGGATCTTCCATCCGAAAGTAAATTGTTAGGCTATAAATAGATATTCAATAAGAAGATGGAAGCTAATGGAAATATGATATATACCAAGTAAGATTTAttgttaaaggatttaattattttgacacATATTCATCTATGTTAAGTATAACTTTCGTATGAATATTAATAGCCTCCACATTTATTAATAATCTTGAAGTATATCAAATGGATgtaaagacaattttttttaaatgatgaccTTGATGAGAGGTTTATATGAAGTAATATGAGGAGTTTGTAGTTAAAAGGCAATAAATGAAAGTCTATAAGCTTATTGAGTCATTATATGGTTTGCAATAAGTAACTAAGACAAACATGTAAATTTTgacaatgttattttatcaaataagttttaaattaacaaatatgatataaatatgtttatgtaaaaactaaaaataaaggttatgtcattatatgtttttatgtagatgatatgttaattttaggCAACAATAAACACATGATCAAATctaccaaaaataatttaactaataAGTTTGACATAAAAGACTTGGGTGTTGCTGAAATCatattagaatttaaaatttcttggATATCTAATGAATTGGTAATGTCTTAATCTCAATATGTTGAGAAAGTTCTTGATAAATTTTTCAAAGTGACAATACCATTATTAAAATACCAATGGATATAAGTGTgcatctattaaaaaaacaaaggtaaGGGAATACAT contains:
- the LOC118059460 gene encoding kirola, coding for MARLCKKVVETPIQCSTDAFYKFFKKQANFLPNVCGSVVQTIGLADGNKSWVNTVGSRKVIEILSSESCRDTAEKIKYVVESVDDRSRKITYKVLEGALLQQYESFSVTLQVTSSSTAKWTINYQKKDPASENPDFYLQLLPTVNATVDIYLRSNDY